Proteins encoded together in one Effusibacillus lacus window:
- a CDS encoding L,D-transpeptidase, translating into MAYRLTVDLSERKLYLYDKDKLVKTYPVGIGRVAAKTPHGEFMIVNKVPNPGGPYGAYWLGLSKKHYGIHGTNRPSSIGKRVSRGCIRMHNHDVVELAKKVPLGTQVTIRP; encoded by the coding sequence ATGGCTTACCGGTTAACGGTCGATCTGTCGGAGCGCAAGCTTTACCTTTACGACAAGGACAAACTGGTCAAGACCTACCCGGTTGGAATCGGACGGGTGGCAGCCAAAACCCCGCATGGGGAGTTCATGATCGTCAATAAAGTTCCGAATCCGGGAGGGCCTTATGGAGCTTACTGGTTGGGGCTATCAAAGAAACATTACGGAATTCATGGAACCAACCGCCCTTCTTCCATTGGGAAACGAGTTTCAAGAGGATGCATCCGGATGCACAACCATGATGTGGTGGAACTTGCGAAAAAGGTGCCGTTGGGCACGCAAGTGACCATTCGGCCTTAA
- a CDS encoding fumarylacetoacetate hydrolase family protein, translating to MVEMVRNIYCVGRNYVLHAEELGNEVPKSPMIFSKPTHALVQTNGQEIALPGNRGEVHYEAEFVIHIGRDYEPGLQVKDLVNRMALGIDFTLRDVQSELKKKGHPWLLAKGFPNSAIVTEFLTFPGLEACRSTDFSLIRNGEQVQRGNIKDMLFDLQTIIEFIAANFGLGAGDMIYTGTPAGVGPVADGDNLRLVWGEDTLGECTIRLV from the coding sequence ATGGTAGAAATGGTTCGCAACATCTATTGTGTCGGTAGAAATTATGTTTTGCATGCAGAGGAACTCGGAAACGAAGTGCCCAAATCCCCAATGATCTTCTCCAAGCCCACCCATGCGTTGGTACAGACCAACGGGCAAGAGATTGCACTGCCAGGAAATCGCGGGGAAGTTCATTACGAAGCCGAATTTGTGATACATATTGGACGCGATTATGAACCGGGGCTGCAAGTCAAGGACCTGGTGAATCGCATGGCCCTGGGGATCGACTTTACGCTGCGGGATGTACAAAGCGAATTGAAGAAGAAAGGACATCCGTGGCTGCTGGCCAAAGGGTTCCCCAATTCGGCCATTGTCACAGAGTTCCTTACATTCCCTGGATTGGAAGCCTGCCGGTCGACCGATTTTTCCCTGATCAGGAACGGGGAACAAGTTCAGCGCGGCAATATCAAAGACATGCTGTTTGATCTTCAAACCATCATCGAGTTCATTGCTGCCAACTTCGGCCTGGGCGCGGGCGATATGATCTACACGGGAACCCCTGCCGGTGTGGGTCCTGTGGCGGACGGTGACAACTTAAGGCTTGTCTGGGGTGAAGATACGCTCGGTGAATGCACGATCAGGCTGGTATAG
- the cbpB gene encoding cyclic-di-AMP-binding protein CbpB: MNMENRKLLEQGIQELVIPADNVAHVQVGNSLEHALLVLTRSGYTAVPVLDLHFRIHGLISTPIIFDSILGIERIEHEKLTERKVEEVMNRKVPLLKESDSFLRALELSINNPFICIGKEDGVFAGILTRRSILASVYKNFRNFREKN; this comes from the coding sequence ATGAATATGGAAAATCGCAAGCTGCTTGAACAGGGGATTCAGGAGTTGGTCATTCCGGCCGACAATGTAGCCCATGTTCAGGTAGGGAATTCGTTGGAGCATGCCCTGTTGGTTCTTACTCGATCCGGATATACCGCCGTACCGGTACTGGATTTGCACTTTCGGATTCACGGGTTGATCAGCACCCCGATTATCTTTGACTCCATTCTTGGCATCGAGCGGATTGAGCATGAAAAATTGACGGAACGCAAAGTGGAAGAAGTAATGAACAGAAAGGTTCCTCTGCTGAAAGAAAGTGACAGCTTTCTCCGTGCCCTGGAGTTGTCCATTAATAACCCGTTTATCTGCATCGGAAAAGAAGATGGCGTGTTTGCAGGAATCCTCACCCGACGTTCGATTCTTGCGTCGGTATACAAGAATTTCCGGAACTTTCGCGAGAAAAATTGA
- a CDS encoding DUF1189 domain-containing protein, whose product MFETIWHSIRKPSGYKQLAQKKFWRLLLTLLAFFGIVTAVHGYVLASAMNPFLTFMEQEFRQKMPPFTYDGTQLQVNAATPLTLSQQNGYQVVVDVTSPFPKDTINKLNSGVVVGKTDLYIIDRGVPQSFSYRQLMLPPLTKDDVVTGIPLLRPLFYVGLVIWAFFMVFWSFLQITLFSFVAMLAGSLRRVRLHYRDAWLVAAFAFIPASLIGILNLYLQSPYVGLAFWIAVFTYIYHGAGSFRERIDVE is encoded by the coding sequence ATGTTTGAAACAATCTGGCACAGCATTCGTAAACCGTCAGGTTACAAGCAACTGGCGCAAAAGAAATTCTGGCGTCTGCTCCTTACGCTGCTGGCCTTCTTCGGCATTGTCACAGCTGTTCACGGGTATGTTCTGGCCAGTGCCATGAACCCGTTTTTAACCTTTATGGAGCAAGAGTTCCGGCAGAAAATGCCCCCTTTTACATATGACGGAACCCAGCTTCAGGTAAACGCGGCCACTCCCCTCACCCTGTCCCAACAAAACGGATATCAAGTGGTGGTGGACGTTACCTCTCCGTTCCCGAAAGATACAATAAATAAACTGAATTCGGGCGTAGTGGTCGGCAAAACAGATTTGTATATCATTGACCGGGGCGTTCCCCAGAGTTTTTCCTACAGGCAATTGATGCTGCCTCCGCTGACAAAAGACGATGTTGTCACAGGGATTCCCCTGTTGAGGCCCCTGTTTTATGTCGGGTTGGTTATATGGGCATTCTTCATGGTGTTCTGGAGCTTCCTTCAGATCACATTGTTCTCCTTTGTGGCGATGTTGGCTGGTTCCTTGCGCAGGGTACGTCTGCATTACCGGGATGCCTGGCTGGTGGCTGCATTTGCCTTCATACCGGCATCGCTCATCGGAATCCTGAACCTGTATCTGCAATCCCCTTATGTGGGTCTTGCTTTCTGGATAGCTGTTTTTACTTATATTTACCATGGAGCAGGGAGTTTCCGGGAAAGGATTGACGTGGAATAA
- a CDS encoding LCP family protein — protein MDFEQDNGTEQHQELRRSSAKPPKRKRKRFRNLLLLLAAFFIGLAAYNIVAVLKFLDKANQNRFANVGNTVTASEWSGSERVNVLFLGVDNRDKDEAPRSDTMLLLSIDPATDRADLMSIMRDTYVKIPGHGMGKINTAFAIGGPSLTVRTIGEFLQVPVHYYVVTDFKGFEGVIDAIGGVQLNVEIPMKYTDDGVYDIDLKKGPQHLTGREALQYVRYRGDARADFARTERQRKLVKAVLEELKTPLTLVRFPSMLKEAEPYVQTNMMATDVMRLSTDVLALNSGSINSFQIPPDELLTETFNQMGEAILQPDVKAVQKFVREKMGTSSSVPVNSTQGTVPASGTSKPSDNPAKPPAESKNGAGTSANSPGGFNVAADSGHFANERIGKVTDGVNVRQGPGTTHPILTSAARGDEVLILDEQGGWYHVKLQNGTEGYIFGEYVKMNP, from the coding sequence ATGGACTTTGAACAAGACAACGGAACCGAACAGCATCAGGAACTCAGGCGAAGCTCTGCCAAACCTCCCAAACGGAAAAGAAAACGTTTCAGGAATCTCTTGCTGCTGCTGGCCGCTTTCTTCATCGGACTGGCAGCCTACAACATTGTGGCTGTATTGAAATTCCTGGACAAGGCAAACCAGAATCGTTTCGCAAATGTGGGGAACACGGTCACGGCATCCGAATGGTCCGGAAGCGAGCGAGTCAACGTGTTGTTTCTTGGAGTGGACAACCGGGACAAGGACGAGGCGCCCCGGTCGGATACCATGCTGTTGCTGTCGATCGATCCCGCAACCGACAGGGCGGACCTGATGTCGATCATGCGGGACACCTATGTGAAGATTCCCGGTCACGGAATGGGGAAGATCAACACGGCATTCGCCATTGGCGGTCCCAGTCTGACGGTTCGAACCATCGGGGAATTCCTGCAGGTTCCCGTACATTATTATGTGGTAACCGACTTTAAAGGGTTTGAGGGGGTTATTGACGCGATCGGCGGGGTTCAACTGAATGTCGAAATCCCCATGAAGTATACGGATGACGGCGTGTATGACATTGATCTGAAAAAAGGTCCGCAGCATCTGACCGGCCGGGAGGCACTCCAATATGTCCGGTATCGTGGGGATGCCCGGGCTGATTTTGCCCGGACGGAACGGCAGCGCAAACTGGTCAAAGCCGTGCTGGAAGAGCTGAAGACACCGCTCACACTGGTTCGCTTCCCGAGCATGCTGAAAGAAGCGGAGCCTTATGTGCAGACCAACATGATGGCAACTGACGTAATGCGTTTGTCGACTGACGTTCTTGCTCTGAACTCGGGATCAATCAATAGTTTCCAGATTCCGCCCGATGAACTTCTGACAGAGACTTTCAACCAAATGGGAGAAGCGATTCTGCAACCGGATGTAAAGGCGGTGCAAAAGTTTGTGCGGGAGAAGATGGGCACGAGTTCGAGCGTTCCGGTAAACTCCACACAAGGGACGGTTCCCGCCTCCGGTACCTCGAAGCCATCGGATAATCCGGCTAAACCGCCTGCCGAGTCGAAAAACGGGGCCGGAACTTCGGCGAACAGCCCGGGCGGTTTCAATGTGGCCGCGGATTCAGGGCATTTTGCCAATGAACGGATCGGGAAAGTGACAGACGGCGTCAATGTGCGGCAAGGCCCCGGCACTACCCATCCGATTCTGACTAGCGCTGCCCGGGGCGATGAGGTTTTGATCCTGGATGAACAGGGCGGCTGGTACCATGTGAAGCTACAAAACGGAACGGAAGGATACATTTTCGGTGAGTATGTAAAGATGAATCCATAA
- a CDS encoding histidine phosphatase family protein: MTRLILIRHGSTDDNLLYRLSGWTDSPLNEAGIRQAECAGDHLRRLADRDWKVAAIYASPLLRAAKTAEIIAERLQMQVNYLDELKEMHFGVFDGLPIMDLYETHKEMVDAALNPGDDEFGWEGGETRPEFFRRIHSAAVTVAERHPEQTVAVVTHAGAIAYFLAGIRGEPLSHWNRYHVANCSLTTVRYRNGEFRLEAHNLTGHVPQEEFDELFQSAKKRLGINPAPLARKEN, translated from the coding sequence ATGACAAGATTGATTTTGATCCGGCACGGGAGTACGGATGACAACCTGCTTTACCGCTTGTCCGGTTGGACGGACAGCCCGTTGAATGAGGCAGGCATCCGGCAGGCGGAATGTGCGGGGGATCATCTACGACGGCTGGCAGACAGGGATTGGAAGGTAGCCGCCATTTACGCAAGCCCGTTGCTGCGGGCGGCAAAGACGGCAGAAATCATAGCGGAACGGTTGCAAATGCAGGTCAATTATCTGGATGAGTTGAAAGAAATGCATTTTGGGGTATTTGACGGATTGCCGATCATGGATCTCTATGAGACTCATAAAGAAATGGTGGACGCTGCCCTGAATCCTGGTGATGACGAATTCGGCTGGGAAGGCGGTGAGACAAGACCGGAATTCTTCCGTCGCATTCACTCTGCTGCCGTTACCGTTGCAGAGCGACATCCGGAACAAACGGTGGCGGTTGTCACCCATGCAGGAGCAATCGCTTACTTTCTGGCAGGTATTCGGGGAGAACCGTTGTCCCACTGGAATCGGTATCATGTGGCCAACTGCAGCCTGACAACGGTCCGCTACCGCAACGGAGAGTTTCGGCTGGAAGCGCACAATCTTACGGGGCATGTACCGCAGGAGGAATTTGACGAGCTGTTTCAGTCCGCGAAAAAGAGGCTGGGCATCAACCCGGCACCCCTGGCCCGTAAAGAAAACTAG
- the cobT gene encoding nicotinate-nucleotide--dimethylbenzimidazole phosphoribosyltransferase, with protein sequence MWKLPKQIEQLNQESIEQARMRHDQLTKPPGSLGMLEEIGIRLAGIQGATIPTAEPAAVVVMAGDHGVTEEGVSAFPSEVTVQMVLNFMAGGAAINVLARNAGADVHVVDIGVKADIPLEQVQAGNSGNRLWIEKVRYGTGNMAKEPAMTRDEAEQALSVGWKIGRELSVQGYKVIALGEMGIGNTTASAAIASVLTGKPVPEVVGAGTGLSTEGIRHKSEVIERAIATNAPDPQDPVDVLAKVGGLEIAGLTGLTLACAAHRVAVVVDGFIASAAAIAAVRIEPAVQPYLFASHKSVEPGHRILLEALDLQPLFDFSMRLGEGSGASLALPVLQGAARVLKEMATFAEAGVSDGVS encoded by the coding sequence ATGTGGAAGTTGCCAAAGCAAATTGAACAGCTCAACCAAGAATCCATTGAGCAGGCTCGGATGCGTCATGATCAATTGACGAAACCGCCTGGGAGTCTGGGGATGTTGGAAGAGATCGGAATTCGGCTGGCGGGTATTCAGGGAGCAACCATTCCCACGGCTGAACCGGCTGCCGTTGTTGTAATGGCAGGAGATCATGGAGTAACGGAAGAAGGTGTTTCCGCTTTTCCGTCCGAGGTGACGGTGCAGATGGTACTGAATTTCATGGCGGGCGGAGCGGCCATTAACGTGCTGGCGCGAAATGCCGGTGCCGATGTGCATGTGGTCGATATTGGAGTGAAAGCGGACATTCCGCTGGAACAGGTACAAGCCGGGAATTCCGGCAACCGGTTGTGGATTGAGAAGGTCCGGTATGGGACGGGCAATATGGCCAAGGAGCCCGCCATGACCCGGGACGAAGCGGAGCAGGCGTTGAGTGTCGGATGGAAAATCGGTCGGGAGCTAAGTGTCCAAGGGTACAAAGTGATTGCCCTTGGGGAAATGGGCATTGGCAACACAACTGCCAGCGCAGCCATTGCCAGCGTCCTTACGGGCAAGCCGGTTCCGGAAGTGGTTGGTGCAGGAACAGGACTTTCGACAGAAGGCATCCGGCACAAAAGTGAAGTGATTGAAAGGGCAATTGCAACCAATGCGCCGGATCCTCAGGATCCTGTAGACGTGTTGGCAAAAGTGGGAGGCTTGGAGATCGCGGGTCTGACCGGATTGACCCTGGCCTGTGCCGCACATAGGGTTGCGGTAGTCGTGGACGGTTTTATTGCCAGCGCTGCTGCGATTGCAGCTGTCCGGATCGAACCCGCAGTGCAACCCTATCTGTTTGCATCCCACAAGTCGGTGGAACCCGGGCATCGGATTCTGCTGGAAGCTCTCGACTTGCAGCCGTTGTTTGATTTTTCCATGCGTCTCGGGGAAGGTTCCGGAGCTTCTCTGGCATTGCCTGTCTTGCAGGGGGCGGCCCGGGTGCTTAAGGAAATGGCCACCTTTGCGGAGGCGGGAGTCTCGGATGGCGTATCATAA
- a CDS encoding adenosylcobinamide amidohydrolase: MAYHKETELLPDLTLRFGEKRLVVASKVPMRAVSSAILMGGLQPEVRCILNMTVDKGYNCRDPVADLKHEVDKLGLPPQTVGMMTAVDVSKATVAIETAYTNDSGGSIGTGCDSLRVAAIVTAGISNAWRVGTWPSYLGQSLPSDLNPYPPGTVNIIVLVDGGLAEAAMVNAVMTGTEAKTAVFHERNIRCRQSGAIATGTTTDAVVVACTDRGEQLQYAGPGTVAGTLIARAVSKALHQALDIWEEER, encoded by the coding sequence ATGGCGTATCATAAAGAAACTGAATTGCTTCCGGACCTGACACTGCGTTTCGGTGAGAAAAGACTGGTTGTTGCAAGTAAAGTTCCAATGCGGGCAGTCAGTTCCGCCATCTTGATGGGCGGGCTGCAGCCTGAAGTCCGGTGCATTCTGAACATGACGGTGGACAAAGGGTATAACTGCAGAGATCCTGTTGCAGATCTCAAGCATGAAGTGGACAAGTTGGGACTCCCCCCGCAAACCGTTGGGATGATGACGGCTGTTGACGTGAGTAAAGCAACTGTGGCTATTGAGACAGCCTATACCAATGATAGTGGAGGTTCCATTGGGACGGGATGCGATTCCCTCCGGGTGGCAGCCATCGTCACCGCTGGGATCAGCAATGCCTGGCGGGTAGGCACATGGCCGTCCTACTTGGGACAGTCCCTGCCGTCTGATCTCAACCCTTATCCCCCAGGTACGGTTAACATTATCGTATTGGTGGATGGGGGGCTGGCGGAAGCGGCGATGGTCAATGCGGTCATGACCGGTACGGAAGCCAAAACCGCTGTCTTCCACGAACGCAACATTCGCTGCCGCCAAAGCGGCGCAATTGCCACCGGCACAACGACGGACGCCGTAGTGGTCGCATGTACAGATCGTGGGGAGCAACTGCAGTATGCCGGACCGGGCACCGTCGCGGGAACGCTGATTGCCCGTGCAGTATCGAAAGCTCTCCATCAGGCACTTGATATCTGGGAGGAAGAAAGGTGA
- the cobU gene encoding bifunctional adenosylcobinamide kinase/adenosylcobinamide-phosphate guanylyltransferase, whose translation MDGSNIILVIGGSRSGKSRFAEEYCQKLQMRTGLPVTYVATCPRFDKEMEARIDAHIKRRPAEWGCIEEPIHVADRIRQLNESAGILLLDCLSLLLNNWLWEAESNGREPLPDLTVEQLTVELMEACLSYPHPVIIVTSEVGAGLVPESKPARLYRDQLGLINQVAARLASAVYAVIAGIPVNLKEIQARL comes from the coding sequence TTGGACGGCTCAAACATAATCCTTGTAATTGGCGGTTCCCGCAGCGGAAAGAGCCGGTTTGCCGAGGAATACTGCCAGAAACTGCAGATGCGAACAGGACTCCCTGTCACCTATGTGGCAACCTGTCCTCGCTTCGACAAGGAAATGGAGGCAAGGATTGATGCCCATATTAAGCGGAGACCCGCCGAATGGGGCTGTATTGAGGAACCGATCCATGTTGCGGACCGGATAAGGCAATTGAACGAATCGGCAGGTATCCTGCTGCTGGACTGCCTGTCCCTCCTCTTGAACAACTGGCTTTGGGAAGCGGAGTCCAACGGGCGAGAACCCTTGCCTGACCTGACGGTGGAACAGCTAACCGTCGAGCTGATGGAAGCCTGTTTGTCCTATCCTCATCCGGTTATCATAGTTACCAGTGAAGTGGGAGCGGGACTTGTTCCGGAATCAAAACCGGCCCGGTTGTACCGGGATCAGTTGGGGCTTATCAACCAGGTGGCAGCCAGGCTTGCGAGTGCCGTTTACGCGGTCATTGCCGGCATTCCGGTCAACCTGAAGGAGATTCAGGCACGGCTATGA
- the cbiB gene encoding adenosylcobinamide-phosphate synthase CbiB, with translation MIQVYAAFLVDLLIGDPRWIPHPVIMIGKMIAGLESLLRKIFRIPVNIGEPVSSVPDNSREAVVSLSPEQRQYRERWAGILLVLLVVGTSTGIASVVLWAAFQLHPWLAVCLNVWFISTTIAARGLAEAGNGIRKALEQGDLEEARKRAGWIVSRDTTVLPGPEVARAAVESVAENIVDAVISPLFYAMIGGAPLAMAYRAANTLDSMVGYRNDRYLYFGWASARLDDLLNWIPARLSGLLVVASAWILRYSPAGAWKTIRRDAAKHPSPNSGIPEAGVAGALGIRLGGVNIYHGRESFRAYMGESLKELSPVHIKHTIHVLYVASALMLLLGGITTFIYWLL, from the coding sequence ATGATTCAGGTCTATGCGGCTTTCTTGGTTGATCTGCTGATCGGCGACCCCCGGTGGATTCCACATCCTGTGATTATGATCGGAAAGATGATTGCCGGGTTGGAATCTCTGCTGCGAAAGATTTTCCGAATTCCTGTCAACATCGGCGAACCGGTATCTTCGGTTCCGGACAACTCCAGAGAGGCGGTAGTTTCTTTAAGCCCGGAACAAAGACAGTACCGCGAGCGATGGGCCGGCATCCTATTGGTACTTCTGGTGGTGGGAACCAGCACGGGAATTGCGTCAGTTGTTCTTTGGGCGGCTTTTCAGCTTCATCCTTGGCTTGCAGTCTGTCTCAATGTGTGGTTCATTTCAACCACCATTGCTGCCCGAGGCCTGGCGGAAGCGGGAAACGGGATCCGAAAGGCTTTGGAGCAGGGTGACTTGGAAGAAGCAAGGAAACGGGCCGGTTGGATAGTGAGCCGTGATACGACAGTCTTGCCGGGACCGGAGGTGGCACGGGCGGCAGTGGAGAGTGTGGCGGAAAACATTGTGGATGCGGTCATCTCACCCCTTTTTTACGCAATGATAGGCGGCGCCCCCCTTGCCATGGCGTATCGTGCGGCCAATACTCTGGATTCAATGGTCGGTTACAGGAATGACCGGTACCTCTATTTTGGCTGGGCATCCGCCCGGCTGGACGATCTCTTGAACTGGATCCCGGCAAGACTTTCGGGCCTGCTGGTTGTTGCATCCGCTTGGATATTGCGGTATTCCCCCGCGGGAGCATGGAAAACCATTCGGCGGGATGCGGCCAAACATCCAAGTCCCAACAGCGGCATCCCGGAAGCGGGAGTTGCCGGTGCCCTGGGCATTCGGTTAGGTGGAGTCAACATCTACCACGGACGCGAATCCTTCAGAGCGTACATGGGAGAGTCCCTCAAAGAACTGAGTCCGGTACATATCAAGCATACCATTCACGTCTTGTATGTAGCTTCAGCGCTAATGCTGCTCCTTGGAGGAATCACCACATTTATCTACTGGCTGTTGTAG
- the cobS gene encoding adenosylcobinamide-GDP ribazoletransferase: MRNILNEWLAAIEFLTRIPVPKYLRRPFDERTVVRSVRWYPYVGLLLGAILAGLSLFFFRWFPAGAAAVLLVVSGIALTGGLHLDGLMDTADGLLSGRDRERKLAIMKDSRVGSMGVIVFVSLFALKGSLLAALGSSHESLHFPILLLMPAIGRIAVVWAIAKYPPARAEGMGAMFAGRVDASQLVTAGLVIIFPIFFWLVKGLVILVITCGFFLWYCRRVNQSLGGLTGDVYGAVCELTEVVFLLVCTVVLV; this comes from the coding sequence TTGCGAAACATCCTGAACGAATGGCTTGCGGCAATAGAGTTTCTTACGCGAATCCCGGTTCCGAAGTACCTGCGTCGCCCCTTTGATGAAAGAACCGTTGTCCGGAGTGTAAGATGGTATCCGTATGTAGGGTTACTCCTGGGGGCTATTCTGGCGGGGCTATCCCTGTTTTTTTTCCGGTGGTTCCCTGCTGGCGCAGCAGCCGTGCTGCTGGTGGTTTCGGGGATCGCCTTGACCGGAGGACTCCACCTGGACGGCTTGATGGACACAGCAGATGGCCTGTTAAGCGGACGGGACCGGGAACGGAAGCTGGCCATCATGAAGGACAGCCGGGTCGGGTCTATGGGCGTGATTGTATTTGTCAGCCTGTTTGCGTTGAAAGGTTCCCTGTTGGCCGCACTCGGGTCCTCCCATGAATCCCTTCATTTCCCAATCCTGCTGCTGATGCCGGCAATTGGCAGAATCGCAGTAGTATGGGCCATTGCCAAGTATCCGCCCGCCAGAGCGGAAGGCATGGGCGCAATGTTCGCCGGAAGGGTCGATGCATCACAACTTGTCACAGCCGGATTGGTAATCATTTTTCCCATTTTCTTCTGGCTTGTCAAAGGCCTTGTTATACTTGTGATCACTTGCGGTTTCTTCCTGTGGTATTGCAGGAGAGTCAACCAGTCGCTGGGCGGACTCACGGGAGACGTGTATGGTGCGGTTTGCGAGCTGACGGAAGTGGTGTTTTTGCTGGTTTGTACGGTGGTATTGGTTTAG
- the cobD gene encoding threonine-phosphate decarboxylase CobD — translation MQHGGNITRYQAEWGWRREDLADFSANLNPLGPPHSVMQAIREALSAIADYPDPHGNRVLSALAAEWHLPENRFLLGNGAAELIFLAMRLLRPKTIATLAPAFREYEQAARLEGAEILRIPLRAENGFLPEADQILPVLAKADLLVLANPNNPTGRCVPPDTLGELLQATKKTGTWMLVDEAFLDFLPDDEKRSLIPHIDSHHKLIVIRSLTKFYSIPGIRIGYLAAAGHLIKRLRQLQVPWSVNSLAQAAAVAALSDEGFRLKTLEWLAIERQYLMEQLVSRGYEVVPSDANFLLVWRPDIDIEQLWPQLAGKGLFVRDCRSFAGLDGTYFRIAIRSREENERLLWALP, via the coding sequence ATGCAGCATGGGGGCAACATTACCCGATACCAGGCCGAGTGGGGCTGGAGGCGGGAAGATCTGGCCGATTTCAGTGCCAATCTGAACCCGCTTGGTCCGCCTCACTCGGTCATGCAGGCCATCCGAGAGGCGCTCTCAGCAATTGCGGACTATCCCGATCCCCATGGTAACCGCGTCTTGTCAGCGCTGGCAGCCGAATGGCACCTGCCGGAGAACAGGTTCCTGCTGGGAAACGGGGCTGCTGAGCTTATTTTTTTGGCGATGCGGCTCCTTCGTCCGAAAACCATCGCCACGTTGGCTCCCGCCTTCCGGGAGTATGAACAGGCAGCGAGACTCGAAGGCGCTGAGATTCTCCGCATTCCCTTGCGGGCAGAGAACGGATTTTTGCCCGAAGCGGATCAGATTCTCCCGGTTCTTGCAAAAGCGGACCTGCTGGTGCTGGCCAACCCCAACAATCCCACGGGACGCTGTGTGCCGCCCGATACACTGGGGGAGTTGCTTCAAGCCACAAAGAAAACGGGAACCTGGATGCTGGTGGATGAAGCGTTTCTGGATTTTCTCCCAGATGACGAGAAGCGAAGTCTAATTCCCCATATCGACAGCCACCATAAACTGATCGTGATCCGGTCCTTGACCAAATTCTACTCGATCCCCGGTATCCGGATCGGATACCTGGCGGCAGCCGGGCACCTGATTAAGCGGTTAAGGCAGTTGCAGGTGCCGTGGTCGGTCAATTCTCTGGCACAAGCGGCTGCAGTGGCAGCGCTGTCGGACGAGGGATTTCGCCTGAAAACCTTGGAATGGCTGGCAATTGAGCGGCAGTATCTAATGGAACAATTGGTCAGCCGGGGATACGAAGTTGTGCCTTCTGATGCAAATTTTCTGCTTGTTTGGCGACCGGACATTGATATCGAACAGTTGTGGCCCCAGTTGGCCGGCAAGGGGCTGTTTGTCCGCGATTGCCGATCATTCGCGGGACTGGACGGCACCTATTTTCGCATTGCCATACGCAGTCGGGAAGAAAATGAACGTTTGCTTTGGGCACTTCCCTAA
- a CDS encoding DUF1360 domain-containing protein, with protein sequence MEKLTWMTYVMLILASYRFTHLIVFDKITEFLRDPFLRKKRIVNSEGHPSTKKVPTSMFGYLLNCYWCAGVWSAIFLGGGYLLFPRIALPFIFIFSIAGAQAILETFVGVGTKAIQALDKASKE encoded by the coding sequence ATGGAGAAATTGACCTGGATGACCTATGTCATGCTCATATTGGCCAGCTATCGGTTCACCCATTTGATCGTGTTTGACAAGATTACGGAGTTTCTGCGAGACCCATTTTTGCGGAAAAAAAGAATCGTTAACAGCGAAGGCCATCCGTCAACGAAAAAGGTGCCGACTTCCATGTTCGGTTATTTGCTTAACTGCTATTGGTGCGCGGGCGTTTGGAGTGCCATCTTTCTGGGTGGCGGCTACCTTCTGTTCCCCAGGATTGCACTGCCTTTTATCTTCATCTTCTCCATTGCGGGTGCACAGGCCATTCTGGAGACCTTTGTCGGTGTGGGAACCAAGGCGATTCAGGCATTGGACAAGGCAAGCAAGGAGTGA
- a CDS encoding AtpZ/AtpI family protein: protein MKTVQAPKKSDKKDNPWQALGLVSAIGADLAGCVLGGVYLGMWLDGQIGTAPVFLIVGLVTGLAAGIYGIMLLIKRFM from the coding sequence GTGAAGACCGTGCAAGCTCCCAAGAAGTCCGACAAGAAAGACAATCCGTGGCAAGCGTTGGGGTTGGTGTCAGCCATTGGAGCCGACTTGGCCGGTTGCGTGCTCGGCGGCGTCTACCTGGGAATGTGGCTGGACGGACAGATTGGCACCGCCCCCGTTTTTCTGATTGTGGGTCTGGTTACGGGTCTTGCCGCCGGAATCTATGGTATTATGCTGTTGATCAAGAGGTTCATGTAG
- a CDS encoding anti-repressor SinI family protein, giving the protein MIVTGEALCNSTLDDEWIQLLFIAREMGIQPEEIRAFLTQALQRPTD; this is encoded by the coding sequence ATGATTGTAACGGGTGAGGCATTATGCAATTCCACCTTGGATGATGAATGGATCCAACTGCTGTTCATCGCCAGGGAAATGGGTATCCAACCTGAAGAAATAAGGGCTTTTCTGACACAAGCCTTACAACGGCCCACTGATTAG